A region from the Thalassophryne amazonica chromosome 2, fThaAma1.1, whole genome shotgun sequence genome encodes:
- the LOC117501474 gene encoding potassium voltage-gated channel subfamily G member 4-like: MPIISNTTHDFSTYSISSDDSSLNRFFTEIPETETIKGVYFQRVQRLCDPNTSYVVDQTLQVLINVGGNRYTFPWSTLEQFPQSRLGRLRFCTTPEEIARLCDDYDETCQEFFFDRNPTAFRVILNFLASGRLRLLRELCAVSLHDELDYWGVDLGHMERCCRRRMFTRVEEVMEQERKEEERQQKQVNLHKSTSEAERGHQTLIWKLREAVENPQSGLAGKMFACLSVIMVLVTVVSLCISTMPDLRDEESRGECSLKCHSMFVVESICVAWFTLEFLLRFVNAQNKVAFARSPLNTIDAIAVLPYYMSLFADLTRTLQEDESATAGRGYLDKLSLILRLLRALRILYVMRLARHSLGLQTLGLTMQRSTREFGLLLLFVCVAVALFSPLVHLAESELAPLTTAHPHRSFSSIPASYWWAVISMTTVGYGDMVPHSIPGQMVALISILSGILIMAFPATSIFHTFSRSYQELKQEYERMWKAERGEGKEENQMNMELTPDSRGANDKFMSNQNH, encoded by the exons ATGCCCATCATCAGCAACACCACCCACGACTTCAGCACCTACTCCATCAGCAGCGACGACAGCAGCCTCAATCGCTTCTTCACTGAGATCCCAGAGACTGAAACCATCAAGGGCGTGTACTTCCAGCGTGTCCAGCGGCTCTGTGACCCCAACACCTCCTATGTGGTTGATCAAACATTGCAGGTTCTCATAAATGTTGGGGGGAACCGCTATACTTTCCCTTGGAGCACCTTGGAGCAGTTCCCCCAAAGCCGACTTGGACGCTTACGGTTCTGCACCACTCCAGAGGAGATCGCGCGACTCTGCGACGACTATGACGAGACCTGCCAGGAATTCTTCTTTGACCGTAATCCGACGGCTTTCCGGGTCATCCTCAACTTCCTGGCTTCAGGCAGACTGCGTCTGCTTCGGGAACTGTGCGCCGTGTCTCTCCACGATGAGCTTGATTACTGGGGTGTGGACCTGGGACACATGGAGCGTTGTTGCCGTCGCCGAATGTTCACCCGTGTTGAAGAAGTAATGGAGCAGGAGCGCAAAGAAGAAGAGCGGCAGCAGAAGCAAGTGAACCTGCATAAAAGCACCTCCGAGGCAGAGAGGGGCCACCAGACGCTGATCTGGAAGCTGCGAGAAGCTGTGGAGAACCCTCAGTCGGGCCTGGCTGGGAAGATGTTTGCTTGCCTCTCTGTCATCATGGTGTTGGTCACTGTGGTCAGCCTGTGCATCAGTACCATGCCGGATCTCAGAGACGAAGAATCAAGG GGCGAATGCTCCCTGAAATGTCACAGCATGTTTGTGGTGGAGTCCATCTGCGTGGCCTGGTTCACCTTGGAGTTCCTGCTGCGGTTTGTCAACGCCCAGAACAAAGTGGCCTTCGCCCGAAGCCCCCTGAACACCATCGATGCCATCGCTGTCCTGCCATACTACATGTCTCTGTTCGCTGATTTGACACGGACGTTGCAGGAGGATGAGAGCGCGACAGCCGGCCGAGGCTACCTGGACAAACTGAGCCTGATCTTGCGCTTGCTGCGGGCCCTGAGGATCCTGTACGTGATGCGGCTGGCTCGGCACTCTCTGGGCCTGCAGACTCTGGGACTGACCATGCAGCGCAGCACGAGGGAGTTCGGCCTGCTGCTGCTGTTCGTCTGCGTTGCCGTGGCGCTCTTTTCACCGCTGGTCCATCTGGCGGAGAGCGAACTGGCACCGTTAACCACCGCGCACCCACATCGCAGCTTCAGCAGCATTCCAGCCTCTTACTGGTGGGCTGTCATCTCCATGACCACGGTCGGCTACGGCGACATGGTGCCGCACAGTATCCCAGGACAGATGGTGGCACTGATCAGCATCCTGAGCGGGATCCTCATCATGGCGTTCCCCGCCACCTCCATCTTCCACACCTTCTCTCGCTCCTATCAGGAGCTGAAGCAGGAGTACGAGAGGATGTGGAAGGCGGAGCGAGGAGAAGGAAAAGAGGAGAATCAGATGAACATGGAGCTCACACCTGATTCCAGAGGAGCAAATGACAAATTCATGTCAAACCAAAATCACTGA